One genomic segment of Ricinus communis isolate WT05 ecotype wild-type chromosome 3, ASM1957865v1, whole genome shotgun sequence includes these proteins:
- the LOC8281154 gene encoding inter alpha-trypsin inhibitor, heavy chain 4 isoform X2, which yields MDDKKDTEKECRPENGGFLTPQIFTLTIPKVDGGSSISIKVSWIQKLLYHDGELSLTVPFSFPEFVTPAVKKLPKKEKILLNVNSGTGTEVVCKTTSHPLKQLKREAGKLGFSYESEVLTWTDIDFAVSYSVSSSHIFGGVMLQSPSAHDVDQRDMFYLYLFPGDQPNMKVFRKEIVFIVDISGSMEGKPLEGMKNAMSGALAKLNPKDSFNIIAFNGETYLFSSLMELATEKTVERAVEWMNLNFIAGGGTNISVPLNQAMEMVSNTQGSLPVIFLVTDGAVEDERHICDSMKKYVRGKGAICPRIYTFGIGTYCNHYFLRMLATVCRGQYDAAYDVDSVQARMENFFSRGLSAVLANVMIDTLDDLDDVEVYPSNIPDLSSESLLIISGRYHGNFPGIVKAEGVLGNLSNFVVDLKIQKTKDVPFDKIFAKQQIDLLTAQAWYSENKQLEEKVAKMSIQTGVASEYTRLTLLEMERGNQAIESPRAHKFSNKTDSLKVDYKGRRRILLQNFGVGFGNLAATADNIPPGVEELKLPEAAELIMKAASNCCGRVCGQCCCMCCIQCCSRMNDQCAIALTQLFAALACFGCVECCSLCCSGGDGH from the exons ATGGATGACAAAAAAGATACGGAGAAGGAATGTCGACCGGAAAATGGAGGTTTTTTGACTCCCCAAATATTTACCCTCACAATACCAAAA GTTGATGGGGGCTCCAGCATTTCAATTAAAGTTAGCTGGATacagaaattattatatcatgATGGAGAATTGTCATTGACTGTGCCATTTAGTTTTCCGGAGTTTGTCACTCCTGCTGTAAAGAAACTAccgaaaaaggaaaagatacTATTGAATGTGAACTCTGGTACTGGAACTGAAGTTGTTTGCAAGACAACTAGTCATCCTCTGAAG CAACTGAAACGTGAAGCAGGGAAGTTGGGCTTCTCATATGAATCAGAAGTTCTCACCTGGACAGATATTGACTTTGCTGTCTCATATTCT GTTTCTTCAAGTCATATATTTGGTGGTGTGATGTTGCAATCCCCTTCTGCCCATGATGTTGATCAAAGAGACATGTtctatttatatctttttccaGGGGATCAGCCAAATATGAAG GTGTTCAGAAAAGAGATAGTATTTATTGTTGACATAAGTGGAAGCATGGAAGGAAAGCCGCTTGAAGGTATGAAGAATGCAATGTCTGGAGCTCTCGCCAAGCTCAATCCAAAAGATTCGTTCAATATCATAGCTTTTAATGGAGAGACCTATTTGTTTTCTTCATTGATGGAGTTGGCTACTGAGAAAACAGTTGAAAGGGCAGTTGAATGGAtgaatttaaactttattgcTGGGGGCGGTACAAATATATCGGTTCCCCTAAATCAG gcAATGGAGATGGTATCAAATACTCAAGGTTCACTTCCTGTCATTTTTCTTGTCACTGATGGGGCAGTTGAAGATGAAAGACACATTTGTGATTCaatgaaaaaatatgtaaGAGGCAAAGGAGCAATATGTCCACGTATATACACTTTTGGCATAG GTACATACTGTAATCACTATTTCCTGCGCATGCTTGCAACGGTTTGCAGAGGGCAATATGATGCTGCATATGATGTAG ATTCAGTCCAGGCTCGAATGGAAAATTTTTTCAGCAGAGGTCTTTCTGCTGTTCTTGCGAATGTAATGATTGACACATTGGATGATCTTGATGATGTGGAG GTGTACCCTTCCAATATTCCCGACCTTTCATCTGAAAGTCTGTTGATTATCTCTGGGAGATATCATGGAAACTTCCCTGGAATTGTTAAAGCCGAAGGTGTTTTAGGAAATTTGAGTAATTTTGTTGTGGATTTGAAGatacaaaagacaaaagacGTCCCTTTTGACAAG ATTTTCGCAAAGCAACAGATTGATCTGCTCACAGCCCAGGCATGGTATTCAGAAAATAAACAGCTTGAGGAGAAG GTTGCTAAAATGAGCATACAAACTGGTGTAGCGTCTGAATATACTCGTCTAACATTACTTGAGATGGAGAGAGGAAATCAAGCCATAGAATCACCTAGAGCTCACAAG TTCTCAAACAAAACGGATTCTCTAAAGGTGGACTATAAAGGCCGGAGGAGGATATTGCTACAAAACTTTGGAGTTGGCTTTGGCAATTTGGCTGCAACAGCTGATAACATTCCTCCTGGAGTTGAAGAATTAAAGTTGCCTGAGGCAGCTGAACTCATCATGAAGGCAGCTTCAAATTGCTGTGGCAGGGTATGTGGTCAGTGCTGCTGTATGTGCTGCATCCAGTGCTGCTCCAGGATGAATGATCAATGTGCAATAGCATTGACGCAGCTCTTTGCTGCTCTTGCATGTTTTGGCTGTGTAGAATGCTGTTCTCTGTGCTGTTCTGGTGGTGATGGACATTAG
- the LOC8281151 gene encoding protein DEEPER ROOTING 1 isoform X1, with protein sequence MKIFGWMQKKLSGSKKRNPISVNHYTRKEEFSDWPHGLLAIGTFGNNAAKEEDSKSNFVQENQPHDNLEQLTPEEVQSLQNELNLILHKQDGSTCDTGSDNNNKNNNELVNGNPSLEDDQDCRSDRVVLGRGKEICVDHTINAINKRSLSFLLKKMFVCRGGFTPTPSLRDQVPECRMEKILRAILHKKIYPQNPSSTSSRKKYLENKLEAVSDSEDEMNENDDNKSKWVKTDSEYIVLEI encoded by the exons ATGAAG ATATTCGGTTGGATGCAAAAGAAACTCAGTGGCAGTAAGAAGCGTAATCCAATTTCAGTTAATC ATTATACCCGGAAAGAAGAATTCAGTGACTGGCCTCATGGATTGCTGGCAatagggacatttggaaatAATGctgcaaaagaagaagattccAAGTCTAACTTTGTTCAAGAAAATCAACCCCATGATAATCTTGAACAACTCACACCCGAAGAAGTACAGAGCCTTCAAAATGAGCTCAACTTAATATTGCATAAACAGGATGGATCAACGTGTGATACAGgatcagataataataataaaaataataatgagcTTGTCAATGGCAATCCAAGCCTGGAAGATGACCAAGATTGCCGCAGTGACCGTGTAGTTCTTGGAAGAGGGAAAGAAATATGTGTGGATCATACAATCAATGCAATTAACAAAAGGTctttatcatttcttttgaagaagatgTTTGTTTGCAGAGGTGGATTTACACCTACCCCAAGTCTAAGAGATCAGGTTCCAGAGTGCAGAATGGAAAAG ATATTGAGAGCAATACTTCACAAGAAGATATATCCTCAAAATCCCAGTTCAACTTCATctagaaagaaatatttagAGAATAAACTGGAGGCTGTATCTGACAGTGAGGACGAAATGAACGAGAATGAcgataataaaagtaaatggGTCAAGACAGATTCTGAAT ATATAGTTTTGGAGATATGA
- the LOC8281152 gene encoding protein LAZ1 homolog 2 isoform X2, whose translation MLCTCSCSALNFPHFPTSQIIYQPCGTKMDRSSSFHGSCLCYRVRKIISLWNHKFSLVCDILRNCYEAFALYAFGSYLVACLGGEKRVIELLENEAQKRLSQTLLEELDENQGVHQRSFMNFFCRPYIIGRDAFTIEKFGLVQYMILKTLCAFLAFLLELFGVYGDGEFKWYYGYPYIAVVLNFSQMWALYCLLHFYNIMHERLRPIKPLSKFISFKAIVFATWWQGVDIALLCASDILPNEGKFRTGLQDFLICIEMAIAAVAHVFVFSVEPYHYVPASAYGRVANETAKVDLKVEEGDEEKPAVLEKTEPQVEAPGTSVTESVQDIVLQGGQSVVKDVVLTINQAIGPVEKGVTKIQETFHWRSGGSEDKEDSELKVEEQLEKTGMPNFEERR comes from the exons ATGCTTTGCACTTGTAGCTGTAGTGCTCTCAATTTTCCTCATTTTCCAACATCTCAGATCATATACCAACCCTGCG GAACAAAAATGGATCGTAGCAGTTCTTTTCATGGTTCCTGTCTATGCTACCGAGTCCGTAAG ATTATTTCATTGTGGAATCACAAGTTTTCTCTTGTGTGTGACATTTTAAGAAATTGCTATGAAGCATTTGCCTTGTATGCATTCGGAAGCTATTTGGTTGCTTGTTTGG GTGGAGAAAAGAGAGTCATTGAACTTCTTGAAAATGAAGCTCAAAAACGGCTTAGTCAGACATTGCTAGAAGAATTGGACGAGAATCAAGGTGTACACCAGAGGTCATTTATGAACTTTTTCTGCCGGCCATATATTATTGGAAGGGATGCATTTACAATTGAAAAATTCGGTCTTGTACAATAT ATGATTCTCAAGACTTTATGTGCATTTCTGGCATTCTTGTTGGAACTCTTCGGGGTTTATGGTGATGGCGAATTCAAGTGGTACTATGG ATATCCATATATAGCAGTAGTGCTGAACTTCAGTCAGATGTGGGCATTATATTGTCTTCTTCACTTCTATAATATAATGCATGAAAGACTTAGACCAATAAAGCCACTCTCGAAGTTCATAAGCTTCAAGGCTATTGTGTTTGCTACATGGTGGCAAGGTGTGGACATTGCTCTATTGTGTGCTTCTGATATTCTGCCCAATGAGGGAAAATTCCGGACAGGATTGCAGGATTTCCTGATTTGTATAGAA ATGGCCATTGCAGCTGTTGCCCATGTATTTGTGTTTTCAGTGGAGCCATATCACTATGTTCCTGCTTCTGCTTATGGAAGAGTCGCCAATGAAACAGCCAAAGTGGATTTGAAGGTGGAGGAAGGTGATGAGGAGAAACCAGCTGTGCTGGAAAAGACAGAACCTCAGGTTGAGGCTCCTGGAACAAGTGTCACTGAGAGTGTCCAGGATATTGTTCTTCAAGGTGGTCAATCT GTTGTCAAAGATGTTGTATTGACTATAAATCAAGCAATAGGACCTGTAGAGAAAGGTGTGACAAAGATTCAGGAAACTTTTCATTGGAGATCAGGTGGTTCAGAAGACAAGGAAGACTCAGAGTTAAAAGTGGAAGAGCAACTGGAAAAGACGGGCATGCCAAACTttgaagaaagaagataa
- the LOC8281154 gene encoding von Willebrand factor A domain-containing protein DDB_G0292740 isoform X1 codes for MAEEFGNSVEDGLKLSKRLYYGKDRAVAPPRPVVHMEKSAEAYLPTAPMIYAVISDPSIVDNPDMPSYQPHVHGRCDPPALIPLQMNRIELEADSFLDSAIVRVNGSWRVHCVMGSKSCDCRIAIPMGEQGSILGVEVEVARKSYYTELIAMDDKKDTEKECRPENGGFLTPQIFTLTIPKVDGGSSISIKVSWIQKLLYHDGELSLTVPFSFPEFVTPAVKKLPKKEKILLNVNSGTGTEVVCKTTSHPLKQLKREAGKLGFSYESEVLTWTDIDFAVSYSVSSSHIFGGVMLQSPSAHDVDQRDMFYLYLFPGDQPNMKVFRKEIVFIVDISGSMEGKPLEGMKNAMSGALAKLNPKDSFNIIAFNGETYLFSSLMELATEKTVERAVEWMNLNFIAGGGTNISVPLNQAMEMVSNTQGSLPVIFLVTDGAVEDERHICDSMKKYVRGKGAICPRIYTFGIGTYCNHYFLRMLATVCRGQYDAAYDVDSVQARMENFFSRGLSAVLANVMIDTLDDLDDVEVYPSNIPDLSSESLLIISGRYHGNFPGIVKAEGVLGNLSNFVVDLKIQKTKDVPFDKIFAKQQIDLLTAQAWYSENKQLEEKVAKMSIQTGVASEYTRLTLLEMERGNQAIESPRAHKFSNKTDSLKVDYKGRRRILLQNFGVGFGNLAATADNIPPGVEELKLPEAAELIMKAASNCCGRVCGQCCCMCCIQCCSRMNDQCAIALTQLFAALACFGCVECCSLCCSGGDGH; via the exons ATGGCAGAAGAATTTGGAAACTCTGTAGAAGATGGACTGAAGCTATCAAAGCGTTTATACTATGGCAAAGACAGGGCGGTGGCACCACCAAGACCGGTGGTGCACATGGAGAAATCGGCAGAAGCATATCTACCTACGGCACCTATGATTTATGCAGTGATTTCAGATCCGAGTATTGTGGATAACCCAGATATGCCAAGCTACCAGCCGCACGTGCATGGCAGGTGCGATCCACCTGCATTAATTCCCCTTCAAATGAATAGAATAGAGCTCGAGGCTGATTCTTTTTTGGATTCTGCTATTGTTCGGGTTAATGGGTCATGGAGGGTCCATTGCGTTATGGGCAGCAAGAGCTGTGATTGTAGAATTGCTATTCCTATGGGAGAGCAG GGTTCAATTCTAGGTGTTGAGGTGGAGGTTGCTAGAAAGTCTTATTATACTGAATTGATTGCAATGGATGACAAAAAAGATACGGAGAAGGAATGTCGACCGGAAAATGGAGGTTTTTTGACTCCCCAAATATTTACCCTCACAATACCAAAA GTTGATGGGGGCTCCAGCATTTCAATTAAAGTTAGCTGGATacagaaattattatatcatgATGGAGAATTGTCATTGACTGTGCCATTTAGTTTTCCGGAGTTTGTCACTCCTGCTGTAAAGAAACTAccgaaaaaggaaaagatacTATTGAATGTGAACTCTGGTACTGGAACTGAAGTTGTTTGCAAGACAACTAGTCATCCTCTGAAG CAACTGAAACGTGAAGCAGGGAAGTTGGGCTTCTCATATGAATCAGAAGTTCTCACCTGGACAGATATTGACTTTGCTGTCTCATATTCT GTTTCTTCAAGTCATATATTTGGTGGTGTGATGTTGCAATCCCCTTCTGCCCATGATGTTGATCAAAGAGACATGTtctatttatatctttttccaGGGGATCAGCCAAATATGAAG GTGTTCAGAAAAGAGATAGTATTTATTGTTGACATAAGTGGAAGCATGGAAGGAAAGCCGCTTGAAGGTATGAAGAATGCAATGTCTGGAGCTCTCGCCAAGCTCAATCCAAAAGATTCGTTCAATATCATAGCTTTTAATGGAGAGACCTATTTGTTTTCTTCATTGATGGAGTTGGCTACTGAGAAAACAGTTGAAAGGGCAGTTGAATGGAtgaatttaaactttattgcTGGGGGCGGTACAAATATATCGGTTCCCCTAAATCAG gcAATGGAGATGGTATCAAATACTCAAGGTTCACTTCCTGTCATTTTTCTTGTCACTGATGGGGCAGTTGAAGATGAAAGACACATTTGTGATTCaatgaaaaaatatgtaaGAGGCAAAGGAGCAATATGTCCACGTATATACACTTTTGGCATAG GTACATACTGTAATCACTATTTCCTGCGCATGCTTGCAACGGTTTGCAGAGGGCAATATGATGCTGCATATGATGTAG ATTCAGTCCAGGCTCGAATGGAAAATTTTTTCAGCAGAGGTCTTTCTGCTGTTCTTGCGAATGTAATGATTGACACATTGGATGATCTTGATGATGTGGAG GTGTACCCTTCCAATATTCCCGACCTTTCATCTGAAAGTCTGTTGATTATCTCTGGGAGATATCATGGAAACTTCCCTGGAATTGTTAAAGCCGAAGGTGTTTTAGGAAATTTGAGTAATTTTGTTGTGGATTTGAAGatacaaaagacaaaagacGTCCCTTTTGACAAG ATTTTCGCAAAGCAACAGATTGATCTGCTCACAGCCCAGGCATGGTATTCAGAAAATAAACAGCTTGAGGAGAAG GTTGCTAAAATGAGCATACAAACTGGTGTAGCGTCTGAATATACTCGTCTAACATTACTTGAGATGGAGAGAGGAAATCAAGCCATAGAATCACCTAGAGCTCACAAG TTCTCAAACAAAACGGATTCTCTAAAGGTGGACTATAAAGGCCGGAGGAGGATATTGCTACAAAACTTTGGAGTTGGCTTTGGCAATTTGGCTGCAACAGCTGATAACATTCCTCCTGGAGTTGAAGAATTAAAGTTGCCTGAGGCAGCTGAACTCATCATGAAGGCAGCTTCAAATTGCTGTGGCAGGGTATGTGGTCAGTGCTGCTGTATGTGCTGCATCCAGTGCTGCTCCAGGATGAATGATCAATGTGCAATAGCATTGACGCAGCTCTTTGCTGCTCTTGCATGTTTTGGCTGTGTAGAATGCTGTTCTCTGTGCTGTTCTGGTGGTGATGGACATTAG
- the LOC8281152 gene encoding protein LAZ1 homolog 2 isoform X1: MAPTGISVYKDAYTDLHQPAVIIGGCFALVAVVLSIFLIFQHLRSYTNPAEQKWIVAVLFMVPVYATESIISLWNHKFSLVCDILRNCYEAFALYAFGSYLVACLGGEKRVIELLENEAQKRLSQTLLEELDENQGVHQRSFMNFFCRPYIIGRDAFTIEKFGLVQYMILKTLCAFLAFLLELFGVYGDGEFKWYYGYPYIAVVLNFSQMWALYCLLHFYNIMHERLRPIKPLSKFISFKAIVFATWWQGVDIALLCASDILPNEGKFRTGLQDFLICIEMAIAAVAHVFVFSVEPYHYVPASAYGRVANETAKVDLKVEEGDEEKPAVLEKTEPQVEAPGTSVTESVQDIVLQGGQSVVKDVVLTINQAIGPVEKGVTKIQETFHWRSGGSEDKEDSELKVEEQLEKTGMPNFEERR; encoded by the exons ATGGCACCAACTGGTATCTCAGTCTATAAAGATGCCTATACAGATTTGCACCAACCAGCTGTTATAATTGGAGGATGCTTTGCACTTGTAGCTGTAGTGCTCTCAATTTTCCTCATTTTCCAACATCTCAGATCATATACCAACCCTGCG GAACAAAAATGGATCGTAGCAGTTCTTTTCATGGTTCCTGTCTATGCTACCGAGTCC ATTATTTCATTGTGGAATCACAAGTTTTCTCTTGTGTGTGACATTTTAAGAAATTGCTATGAAGCATTTGCCTTGTATGCATTCGGAAGCTATTTGGTTGCTTGTTTGG GTGGAGAAAAGAGAGTCATTGAACTTCTTGAAAATGAAGCTCAAAAACGGCTTAGTCAGACATTGCTAGAAGAATTGGACGAGAATCAAGGTGTACACCAGAGGTCATTTATGAACTTTTTCTGCCGGCCATATATTATTGGAAGGGATGCATTTACAATTGAAAAATTCGGTCTTGTACAATAT ATGATTCTCAAGACTTTATGTGCATTTCTGGCATTCTTGTTGGAACTCTTCGGGGTTTATGGTGATGGCGAATTCAAGTGGTACTATGG ATATCCATATATAGCAGTAGTGCTGAACTTCAGTCAGATGTGGGCATTATATTGTCTTCTTCACTTCTATAATATAATGCATGAAAGACTTAGACCAATAAAGCCACTCTCGAAGTTCATAAGCTTCAAGGCTATTGTGTTTGCTACATGGTGGCAAGGTGTGGACATTGCTCTATTGTGTGCTTCTGATATTCTGCCCAATGAGGGAAAATTCCGGACAGGATTGCAGGATTTCCTGATTTGTATAGAA ATGGCCATTGCAGCTGTTGCCCATGTATTTGTGTTTTCAGTGGAGCCATATCACTATGTTCCTGCTTCTGCTTATGGAAGAGTCGCCAATGAAACAGCCAAAGTGGATTTGAAGGTGGAGGAAGGTGATGAGGAGAAACCAGCTGTGCTGGAAAAGACAGAACCTCAGGTTGAGGCTCCTGGAACAAGTGTCACTGAGAGTGTCCAGGATATTGTTCTTCAAGGTGGTCAATCT GTTGTCAAAGATGTTGTATTGACTATAAATCAAGCAATAGGACCTGTAGAGAAAGGTGTGACAAAGATTCAGGAAACTTTTCATTGGAGATCAGGTGGTTCAGAAGACAAGGAAGACTCAGAGTTAAAAGTGGAAGAGCAACTGGAAAAGACGGGCATGCCAAACTttgaagaaagaagataa
- the LOC8281151 gene encoding protein DEEPER ROOTING 1 isoform X2 → MQIFGWMQKKLSGSKKRNPISVNHYTRKEEFSDWPHGLLAIGTFGNNAAKEEDSKSNFVQENQPHDNLEQLTPEEVQSLQNELNLILHKQDGSTCDTGSDNNNKNNNELVNGNPSLEDDQDCRSDRVVLGRGKEICVDHTINAINKRSLSFLLKKMFVCRGGFTPTPSLRDQVPECRMEKILRAILHKKIYPQNPSSTSSRKKYLENKLEAVSDSEDEMNENDDNKSKWVKTDSEYIVLEI, encoded by the exons ATGCAGATATTCGGTTGGATGCAAAAGAAACTCAGTGGCAGTAAGAAGCGTAATCCAATTTCAGTTAATC ATTATACCCGGAAAGAAGAATTCAGTGACTGGCCTCATGGATTGCTGGCAatagggacatttggaaatAATGctgcaaaagaagaagattccAAGTCTAACTTTGTTCAAGAAAATCAACCCCATGATAATCTTGAACAACTCACACCCGAAGAAGTACAGAGCCTTCAAAATGAGCTCAACTTAATATTGCATAAACAGGATGGATCAACGTGTGATACAGgatcagataataataataaaaataataatgagcTTGTCAATGGCAATCCAAGCCTGGAAGATGACCAAGATTGCCGCAGTGACCGTGTAGTTCTTGGAAGAGGGAAAGAAATATGTGTGGATCATACAATCAATGCAATTAACAAAAGGTctttatcatttcttttgaagaagatgTTTGTTTGCAGAGGTGGATTTACACCTACCCCAAGTCTAAGAGATCAGGTTCCAGAGTGCAGAATGGAAAAG ATATTGAGAGCAATACTTCACAAGAAGATATATCCTCAAAATCCCAGTTCAACTTCATctagaaagaaatatttagAGAATAAACTGGAGGCTGTATCTGACAGTGAGGACGAAATGAACGAGAATGAcgataataaaagtaaatggGTCAAGACAGATTCTGAAT ATATAGTTTTGGAGATATGA